The Henckelia pumila isolate YLH828 chromosome 2, ASM3356847v2, whole genome shotgun sequence genome includes a window with the following:
- the LOC140878559 gene encoding protein ANTAGONIST OF LIKE HETEROCHROMATIN PROTEIN 1-like: MSHSTDSSRSSSSSTSEEEVHVQIDEQDDDPVEDLMLMVLQQHQQVMEAYQRRETRRRRRFIQRNREAGHERLVNDYFSTNPVYHDGIFRRRFRMRRELFLRIVTALENHSTFFQQREDAVRRKGLSPLQKCTAAIRQLAYGVPADHLDEYLRMGESTAIRYLFKFCEYLVEIFGDRYLRRPNADDVQRLLQMHDDRHGFPDMLGSLDCMHWKWKNCPVAWKGQFTRGHGSPTIVLEAVASHDLWIWHAFFGVTGSRNDINVLYESPIFNNVLQGNAPEVNFTVNGTTYTKGYYLTDGIIYPEWATFVKAFPCPEDPKRKLFKERQESARKDVEQVFGVLQSRWAIVRGPARYWYRKKLKQIMLACIILHNMIIEDEGGHVIDWYNDEADELAQPILGSNRGFQDYLRTNSELRDTQVHHQLRADLVEHIWENCNNMNP, encoded by the coding sequence ATGTCTCATTCCACAGACAGCTCTAGGTCAAGTTCCAGTTCGACAAGCGAAGAAGAAGTACATGTTCAAATCGATGAGCAAGATGATGATCCGGTAGAAGATCTGATGTTAATGGTACTTCAACAACACCAACAAGTTATGGAAGCATATCAGAGGAGAGAAACACGCAGAAGAAGGAGGTTCATCCAAAGAAATCGTGAAGCCGGTCATGAGAGGCTCGTCAATGATTATTTCTCTACAAACCCGGTGTATCATGATGGAATATTTCGAAGACGGTTTCGAATGCGAAGAGAGTTATTCCTTCGCATAGTGACTGCCTTAGAGAATCATTCGACGTTTTTTCAACAAAGGGAAGATGCTGTGCGAAGAAAAGGGTTGTCACCACTACAAAAATGCACCGCTGCGATTCGTCAACTAGCTTACGGAGTCCCTGCAGATCATCTTGATGAGTACCTACGTATGGGTGAATCCACGGCCATCAGGTATCTTTTCAAGTTTTGTGAATACTTGGTTGAAATATTTGGTGATAGGTACTTAAGAAGACCAAATGCTGATGATGTTCAACGTCTTCTTCAAATGCATGATGACAGACACGGCTTTCCTGACATGTTGGGTAGCCTTGATTGTATGCATTGGAAATGGAAAAATTGTCCGGTTGCTTGGAAAGGTCAATTTACAAGGGGACATGGGTCACCAACAATTGTGCTAGAGGCGGTCGCGTCTCATGACTTGTGGATTTGGCATGCCTTCTTTGGGGTCACCGGTTCACGCAACGATATCAACGTGTTATATGAATCTCCAATCTTCAACAACGTCTTGCAAGGAAATGCACCGGAGGTTAATTTCACGGTGAACGGCACTACATATACGAAAGGTTATTATTTAACAGATGGAATAATATATCCCGAGTGGGCTACTTTCGTTAAGGCTTTTCCTTGCCCGGAGGATCCCAAGAGAAAGTTGTTTAAGGAAAGACAGGAATCTGCAAGAAAAGATGTCGAGCAGGTATTTGGTGTGCTCCAATCTCGATGGGCGATTGTCAGAGGCCCAGCTCGCTATTGGTATaggaaaaaattaaaacaaataatgTTAGCATGCATTATTTTGCATAACATGATTATTGAGGACGAAGGAGGTCACGTGATAGATTGGTACAACGATGAAGCGGATGAACTTGCACAACCTATCCTAGGATCCAACCGAGGGTTTCAGGATTATCTTCGGACAAATTCAGAACTACGTGACACTCAAGTTCATCACCAACTTCGCGCGGACTTAGTGGAGCATATCTGGGAGAATTGCAACAACATGAATCCGTGA